A genomic segment from Gemmatimonadota bacterium encodes:
- a CDS encoding polysaccharide biosynthesis tyrosine autokinase gives MKNSIVPAGSFRDAAPALPGTTDIAPLDLTPQPIAEDEEAGGGGAKLRRYWAAIKRFRWLIIILAALGTTAGVIATRFIEPVFEARGALWIADVGTNNGGAYRPPELLPNGSWVQLIRSFAVVDKVVAHQRLWVKGKTWRDSVALAGIQPGQRTVPGDYTLWSDSTKGTYSLAEAQRGIFEHGRLGDSVGKSVGFAWVPTVASLQGNQSVHFTVVQPRSVGVALIQRLDVAMQENSNFLTLTLTGADKWQTADLLNVWMQQFLVTAAELRTRSLATQADILDAQRSSAQDNLRSAENALQAFRSRAITKPTEASVSASASTLGIAPPPDALTSQYFKSQTDLQTVQRSLQSLESLIPSARQGNFSPDVLAAVPAIAGAPMLTSALKDLVEKETQLRGLRQSYTDSFPAVKNMAAAVHTLRTQTIPDLMQTQVDLLRDQEKRIGADVRADSSALEGIPARTTEEQRLRRDQTTAEALYNNVENRYETARLGAESTVPDVSILDPALPAASAQRNVKAMLVGGGFLAAAGLGIIIALLFDMIDHRFRYPEQIADELGLDMMGAIPTVPKPGEGDNDPDAVLQSVEAFRGLRMNLHHMFDSPPVMVTVSSPGVGDGKSMISSNLALSFAEAGFKTLLIDGDIRRGKLHSIFGIERRPGLLDYLAGEVDAAHVMREVPVHGALTLIASGTRRHRGPELLTSARLPALLNMVRSRFDVIIIDSAPLAAGVDAYALSVATRNLMLVMRTGHTDRRVAKAKLKLMNRLPVRILGAVVNAVSSGELYSEYSYLYGYGPDAESEADVLKDEVAALPGAGEKSS, from the coding sequence ATGAAAAACTCAATTGTGCCCGCGGGCTCTTTCCGGGATGCGGCACCAGCCCTTCCGGGTACGACCGACATAGCTCCACTCGATCTCACCCCCCAGCCGATCGCTGAGGACGAAGAGGCCGGTGGAGGGGGCGCAAAACTCCGTCGCTACTGGGCGGCAATCAAACGTTTCCGCTGGCTCATCATAATTCTCGCGGCACTTGGCACCACCGCCGGAGTAATCGCAACCCGCTTCATAGAACCCGTTTTCGAGGCTCGCGGAGCCCTGTGGATCGCTGACGTCGGTACCAACAACGGCGGCGCCTACCGGCCGCCCGAGCTCCTGCCCAACGGCTCCTGGGTCCAGCTGATCCGCAGCTTCGCAGTCGTCGACAAGGTGGTTGCCCACCAACGTCTCTGGGTCAAGGGAAAGACCTGGCGCGATTCGGTTGCTCTGGCTGGAATCCAGCCGGGACAGCGCACCGTACCGGGCGACTACACATTGTGGTCCGATTCGACCAAGGGTACGTATTCGCTCGCCGAGGCCCAGCGAGGAATCTTCGAGCACGGCAGGCTGGGCGACTCGGTCGGCAAATCCGTCGGCTTCGCCTGGGTCCCCACAGTCGCATCGCTGCAGGGAAATCAGTCGGTACACTTCACCGTGGTTCAGCCACGGTCGGTTGGCGTCGCGCTGATCCAGCGGCTGGACGTCGCCATGCAGGAGAACAGCAACTTCCTGACGCTCACGCTCACGGGCGCGGACAAGTGGCAGACCGCCGACCTCCTCAACGTCTGGATGCAGCAGTTCCTCGTAACTGCCGCAGAGCTTCGCACCCGCAGTCTCGCGACTCAAGCCGACATCCTCGATGCACAACGCAGCTCGGCGCAGGACAATCTGAGGAGCGCCGAGAATGCGCTTCAGGCATTCCGTTCCCGCGCGATTACCAAGCCCACGGAAGCGTCGGTCTCCGCGAGTGCATCGACACTCGGAATAGCCCCGCCGCCCGACGCACTGACGTCGCAATACTTCAAGAGTCAGACCGACCTCCAAACCGTTCAGCGCAGCCTCCAGTCACTCGAGAGCCTGATCCCGTCCGCCCGGCAGGGGAATTTCTCACCCGACGTTCTCGCCGCCGTGCCCGCGATTGCCGGAGCTCCCATGCTCACCTCGGCACTCAAGGATCTAGTCGAGAAGGAAACGCAACTTCGCGGATTGAGACAGTCCTACACGGATTCGTTCCCCGCCGTGAAGAACATGGCGGCAGCGGTGCACACTCTTCGGACACAGACGATTCCCGATCTCATGCAGACGCAGGTGGATCTGCTGCGCGATCAGGAAAAACGCATTGGGGCCGATGTACGTGCCGACTCCTCGGCGCTCGAGGGAATTCCAGCGCGCACTACGGAGGAGCAGCGCCTTCGGCGCGATCAGACGACAGCGGAAGCGCTGTACAACAACGTCGAAAATCGCTACGAGACCGCACGACTGGGTGCGGAGAGTACCGTGCCAGACGTGTCGATCCTCGACCCGGCACTCCCCGCCGCGAGTGCGCAGCGCAACGTCAAGGCGATGCTGGTCGGCGGTGGATTCCTGGCGGCAGCGGGCCTCGGCATCATCATCGCGCTTCTGTTCGATATGATCGACCATCGTTTCCGCTATCCTGAGCAGATCGCGGACGAGCTCGGGCTCGACATGATGGGCGCGATCCCGACCGTTCCGAAGCCGGGCGAGGGGGACAACGATCCGGATGCGGTGCTGCAGAGCGTAGAGGCGTTCCGTGGCTTGCGAATGAACCTTCATCACATGTTCGACTCGCCGCCCGTGATGGTGACGGTCTCGAGTCCGGGCGTGGGTGACGGCAAGTCGATGATATCATCGAACCTCGCTTTGTCGTTCGCGGAGGCGGGCTTCAAGACACTGCTCATCGACGGCGACATCAGACGCGGCAAGCTGCACTCGATCTTTGGAATCGAGCGGCGTCCCGGATTGCTGGACTATCTCGCCGGCGAAGTGGACGCGGCGCACGTGATGCGTGAGGTGCCCGTGCATGGCGCGCTCACGCTCATCGCTTCGGGAACGCGCAGACATCGTGGGCCGGAACTGCTCACGTCGGCTCGTCTTCCGGCGCTGCTGAACATGGTTCGCTCCAGGTTCGACGTGATAATCATCGACAGTGCACCACTAGCGGCCGGTGTGGATGCCTACGCGTTGAGCGTTGCGACGCGCAACCTGATGCTCGTGATGCGTACTGGCCATACCGATCGTCGGGTGGCCAAGGCCAAGCTCAAGTTGATGAACCGTCTGCCCGTTCGCATACTCGGCGCAGTGGTCAATGCCGTTTCGTCGGGAGAGCTTTACTCGGAGTATTCCTACCTGTACGGATACGGTCCGGACGCCGAAAGCGAAGCCGACGTGCTCAAGGACGAAGTTGCGGCGTTGCCTGGAGCTGGGGAGAAGTCCAGCTAA